Below is a genomic region from Nitrosopumilus sp. b3.
TTGGAAAATATAATGCACTTGATAGCTTGATTAAGATAATTGCAATTGTCTTGCTAGTTTCTACAGTATCTGCATTTATGTTCGCGTTGTATAATGGCCCTATAGAACCAACTTTTGGATTTGAACCAAATGAACTTTGGACTATTTCTGGAATCTTTTTCTTGCTTGCCCTGATGGGTTGGATGCCAACTGCTCTTGATCTTTCAAGCTGGAATAGTTTATGGACATTGGAGAGAATGAAACAAACAGATTACAAGCCAAAATTAAAAGAAACTTTACTTGAATTTCGATTAGCATATTTGATTACTGGCATTCTTGCAGTGATGTTTGTTGTACTTGGTACTTTTATTTTCTATGGATCTGGTCAGGAGTTACCGAATAATAATTCTGATTTTGCACATAATGTTGTAACCCTTTACACTAAAACAATTGGTGATTGGAGTTACATCATAATTGCATCTTCGGCATTTACTGTGATGTTTGGAACGATAATTACAGTATTTGATGGGTATTCTCGTTCATTGCAGAGAACAATTGAGTTGATTTTTACAAAAAAAGAAGATAAAATACACACAAAATTTCGCACCTTTTACGTTATTTTCTTAATTTTGATTTCTGCCGGCTCACTAGTGGTCATCTTTCAATTTGGAAGTAACCTTAAGGAATTAGTTGACTTTGCAACTGTTTTGTCTTTTGTGATAGCCCCAATAATTGCAATTTTTAACTTTAGATTAGTTACTGGCAAATATTTAGCAAAAGAGCATCATCCGTCTATCTCCTTAAAAATTTTGAGTTTTACAGGAATAATTTTTCTTTCAGGATTTGCACTCTTCTTTTTATTTATAAAATTTTTACAATGAGTAGTTTTTCTACAGGTTCTAACCATTTGTTCTTCTTTAGCAAGTTTTTTTAATACAATCAATATACCTAAAATTGAAAATAATGAAACTTTCACCTAAAATGAAAAAAGCACTAAATGATCAGATAACCCTTGAGGCTTCAGCATCAAATAACTATCTTGCTATGGCATCATGGTGTGAAGTAACTGGTTATCAAGGAGCTGCAAATTACTTTTATGCACAATCAGACGAGGAGCGAACACACATGCTCAAATTTGTTCATTTTCTTAATGAACTTGGGGCAACTGCAACAATTCCTGCAATCAAAGCACCTGTTTGTTCATACAAATCACTAGAAGGACTAATCAAAACTGCACTGAAAAGCGAGCAAACAGTAACTGTAGCAATTCACAAAATGGTGGAGATTGCACAAAAAGAAAAAGATCATTCTACATATGCATTTCTAGAATGGTTTGTAAATGAACAAGTTCAGGAAGAAACAAAATTTGAAACAATTCTACAAAAGTTTGATCTTCTTGGAAGAGACAAATTAGGAATTAATGAAATTGACAAATATCTTGCATCAGAAGCAACAGTAGAATCTGATCCTGCAGCATAACGTTTCTAAAATAATTAATATCTCGTCATTTCAAATTATTTTATGACAGTTACTGTGACTAGAAAACCTGGTGGAATAACACAACTATTCAACACTGAAACTGGAAGAGTCACATACAAGTGCAAAGCAGATTCAGCCTATATGCTAATTGAGGCATTTGGCGGTATTGTACAATTTAACCAAAAAGATGCTATTGCAACAGTCACAGGTCATATCACATCTCTGGAATCCTGTGATGTGCTCAAAAAAGGGCATCCAAATTATCAATCTGCCCTGAATGCAATAATATCTGCACACAAAGAGTTTGCTCAAAAAGTTTCTGAGCATTATCAAAATGAGATTAAAGAACTTGAAAACAAGTTGGCAGATATT
It encodes:
- a CDS encoding ferritin — protein: MKLSPKMKKALNDQITLEASASNNYLAMASWCEVTGYQGAANYFYAQSDEERTHMLKFVHFLNELGATATIPAIKAPVCSYKSLEGLIKTALKSEQTVTVAIHKMVEIAQKEKDHSTYAFLEWFVNEQVQEETKFETILQKFDLLGRDKLGINEIDKYLASEATVESDPAA
- a CDS encoding divalent metal cation transporter produces the protein MNEKFSKFSKTAGPGILFACTAIGVSHLVQSTRAGADFGLMILGFVILVSVMKYPFFEYGSRYANSTQTSIIDGYKQLGKPALWLYFLLTISSMFFVTGAVGFVTAGFLENLFGVDFLGEWTVVILFAVCVGILAVGKYNALDSLIKIIAIVLLVSTVSAFMFALYNGPIEPTFGFEPNELWTISGIFFLLALMGWMPTALDLSSWNSLWTLERMKQTDYKPKLKETLLEFRLAYLITGILAVMFVVLGTFIFYGSGQELPNNNSDFAHNVVTLYTKTIGDWSYIIIASSAFTVMFGTIITVFDGYSRSLQRTIELIFTKKEDKIHTKFRTFYVIFLILISAGSLVVIFQFGSNLKELVDFATVLSFVIAPIIAIFNFRLVTGKYLAKEHHPSISLKILSFTGIIFLSGFALFFLFIKFLQ